One part of the Augochlora pura isolate Apur16 chromosome 3, APUR_v2.2.1, whole genome shotgun sequence genome encodes these proteins:
- the LOC144467702 gene encoding uncharacterized protein LOC144467702, which produces MPMLAEPRDNKNIFPPDGSLYKSSYLRLGPDDSTTGISETQAMMSQIELKHLYAPIIPQRRLLNMKALASEVTEEKKLTSVSEALFDPEAARTMDYRTTQELHYRLPYPAKRKPPPPPPPPVPWLLNRRTIGYALQDLEKRDGYYTFLDDDMELHHKIADLKSKRGRLGEFTAANSSPEETTCLVDTGHE; this is translated from the exons ATGCCCATGTTAGCAGAACCCAGGGAcaacaaaaacatttttccaccCGACGGAAGTCTTTACAAGTCATCGTATCTACGACTAGGCCCAGATGATTCGACCACCGGAATCTCGGAAACGCAAGCAATGATGTCCCAGATAGAACTGAAGCATCTCTATGCGCCTATTATTCCTCAACGAAGGCTACTCAATATGAAGGCACTCGCATCGGAGGT GACCGAGGAGAAGAAGCTTACGTCCGTTTCGGAAGCATTGTTTGATCCTGAAGCTGCGCGTACCATGGATTACAGGACGACGCAGGAACTTCACTATAGGCTACCTTACCCTGCGAAACGGAAGcctccgccgccaccgccgccgccggtccCGTGGCTTTTAAATCGACGGACAATCGGTTATGCTCTTCAGGACTTGGAGAAACGGGACggttattatacatttttggaCGACGACATGGAGCTCCATCATAAAATAGCGGACTTGAAATCGAAAAGAGGCAGATTGGGTGAATTCACTGCCGCGAATAGCTCACCCGAAGAGACCACTTGTCTCGTCGACACGGGACATGAATAA
- the LOC144467703 gene encoding uncharacterized protein LOC144467703, producing the protein MMEGEGLYKWANGTYYKGEFQQNQMHGTGLLQWHNNCWYKGDFENCFQHGRGLYVDSDNHFMYTGQWLKGRRNGKGYARYQDNSSYDGDWVMDRMCGYGLRIYSDGSRYMGQWKYGLRNGTGTMVWANGDVYRGEWKHGSMNGYGVFVWNAFFNKTFSWPQETLYVGDWHNGKRHGEGQIQFNTIGGAKYSGYWKNNKKHGPGVIIGNNGDKMEADPLFQNDILISSDIINNSIQDQSASDGADRCIPLTKESKFSFVEMETKLRITPITPVLRPEQFPSLSYYIARLLDPKSLEDPLVRSIPSGKCYVCDNRSCSCLTSSTTDVAKSEEQIDTTNEMEDSIKSEREYEERWTYNCLTMHMLRLREIYANYAKLFTISPPDCNLVMSRMCLWQFWRDCKVHEKGLSLIGIDNYIAKNESTIVKDPHDPFEKIEIWQFLHSLLEVSWHLYGISDNSENHREINGKLAGCLYKFLKNDVYPNVEKHIGNTCREYTNLLPMSSVFKLNQSIGYPCSAKDLLRAMCIPKADGLLIFKELGATKIFEIIASICSGVKDPDNGIIINMDYEISFLEFYEIILEAAKQLLCIRKEASMQKRNNESESLGQ; encoded by the exons ATGATGGAAGGCGAAGGACTGTACAAATGGGCTAACGGCACTTATTACAAA GGAGAATTTCAACAGAACCAGATGCATGGAACAGGCTTATTACAGTGGCATAATAACTGTTGGTACAAAGGTGATTTCGAGAACTGTTTTCAACATGGTAGAGGATTGTATGTAGACAGTGACAATCATTTTATGTACACTGGTCAGTGGCTGAAGGGCCGTAGGAATGGAAAAGG TTATGCTCGTTACCAAGATAATAGTTCATACGACGGTGACTGGGTTATGGACAGAATGTGCGGATATGgattacgaatttattcggatGGGTCGCGTTATATGGGTCAATGGAAATATGGTCTTCGCAACGGTACTGGAACCATGGTTTGGGCCAATGGAGATGTTTACCGCGGAGAATGGAAACACGGTTCAATGAATGG ttaTGGGGTGTTTGTATGGAACGCATTTTTCAACAAAACATTCTCGTGGCCTCAGGAAACTTTATACGTAGGTGATTGGCATAATGGAAAACGCCATGGCGAGG GACAGATCCAATTTAACACAATTGGAGGTGCTAAATATTCTGGGTATTGGAAGAATAACAAAAAACATGGCCCTGGAGTCATAATAG GGAATAATGGAGACAAGATGGAAGCCGATCCATTATTTCAAAatgatattttgatttcatcgGATATCATAAACAATAGCATTCAAGATCAATCGGCATCCGATGGGGCGGATCGATGTATACCTTTAACAAAGGAATCTAAATTTTC ATTTGTTGAAATGGAAACTAAATTAAGGATAACTCCCATAACCCCAGTTTTAAGACCGGAACAATTTCCATCTTTATCCTATTATATCGCCCGATTACTGGACCCTAAAAGCTTAGAAGATCCTTTAGTACGTTCAATTCCATCGGGAAAATGTTACGTTTGTGACAATCGATCTTGCTCCTGCCTAACATCATCAACCACTG ATGTAGCTAAAAGCGAAGAACAGATTGATACTACAAACGAAATGGAGGATTCTATTAAATCTGAACGAGAGTATGAAGAGCGTTGGACATACAATTGTCTGACGATGCATATGTTGCGTTTGCGAGAAATTTATGCGAATTACGCAAAATTGTTTACGATCTCGCCTCCAGACTGTAATCTTGTTATGTCCAGAATGTGCTTGTGGCAATTCTGGCGAGATTGTAAAGTTCATGAAAAAGGCTTAAGTTTGATAGGAATCGATAATTATATTG CAAAAAATGAGTCCACTATTGTGAAAGATCCTCATGATCCATTCGAAAAGATCGAAATATGGCAATTTCTGCATTCACTGCTGGAAGTTTCGTGGCATTTGTATGGTATATCCGATAATTCAGAAAACCACCGTGAAATAAATGGAAAGCTAGCCGGttgtttgtataaatttttgaaaaacgaCGTCTATCCGAACGTTGAAAAACATATAG GTAATACGTGTCGTGAATACACAAATTTGTTACCTATGAGTTCCGTATTCAAGTTGAACCAAAGCATCGGATATCCGTGTTCGGCAAAAGATCTTCTTCGAGCTATGTGTATACCAAAAG CTGACGGACTATTAATCTTTAAAGAATTAGGGGCTACgaagattttcgaaattatagcGTCGATATGCTCTGGTGTGAAAGATCCTGATAACGGTATCATCATCAACATGGATTACgag ATATCGTTTCtggaattttatgaaatcataTTAGAGGCAGCTAAACAATTACTTTGTATAAGGAAAGAAGCGAGCATGCAAAAACGAAACAATGAGAGTGAATCCTTGGGACagtaa
- the L(3)80fj gene encoding lethal (3) 80Fj, producing MADVELLKALKDLPNRVQTASKTERREILQNVVNVLSNPGINEKIVNGICKSLSLTLHRYKDTASQSYVKNLIVELLKQQPKATVKHMTNVIVEHATWHKTVVPTLSTALTAYLALKWSTLVILHGYKNNADIDIELPKLIEAQADLSAAALASMDTKLSEKVYALLAHQWSNIKDIETAYVETLAKFEVGNGVIVLASLLTKYLVIAKKSELVGKLKVNIIDGFIKVTISCKKKPDLYVVDTAVPLLRRITHDEFKSQLLPALQKAMLRNPEIIIESVGHILSGLSLDLSQYSQEISKGLFANLHSKEDFVRDEAVGACRRLALQCSDTTALENLLTSVFAVFHGSEGKLTVATHKISVLQGAGNLSYNAASGSGVQRLAETACKHFIKVLESEVHEKTLIHALEMMALWSNKFVNNVPKYVIDAFKEGMSAKTSTPAVRNAYIKLFFSAPVASYSEIITPLLIQSITKATQQSTQPAAVSEGLVAVYLLLKFVLANQVENDKQSTLWNAIDDQIFFSEKFLMTCGDDTLYHLMLLCERLITEFADRLNEKALNGVYKAVVVCATAPKSNIRRRCFPFVKKIVNGLTTATPARELLIEFNKYLGTVKIKSEAEKENKDDSSPGEITGRCLADGLLAICSGSFLSQLPTTMEMTRDALIPSHHPAILKAMPNLWYKIAKNYNLIPKDFLLSFNSEIRKMLIQNFKSDASYENALTKVVSIVPDTILPAIVSNVTSKLDDFEILRVTKDEYFTYLTPEGELYDKSVLPANDENDILNSMNMKRESKAYSFKEQQEELQLRRELYEQKKKAGKIKEPKLTPKQEEIIKLQMTKETAIRKKLTELKCKIDNAVSLVMCAVKGNGEEFSFYLKDLLPPILKNLGSPLAAPAMSELYICLKNIVKISNNPVLGALVAHVTLRQLQPQCDLDPAWEEENLDTAVKRTLNLLHTTTIKQKKLFSAPAFCYIFPFIKKTLLTYKDDGMIVQGLQIIQEHAKQRGDSLDLRDMRHPRLLPRKHMFDLLIELMEITTVRVQMHAVATLLDVAQSGSGQPGTTLATSDDIDSLIGALQNSLSIIRDAALRALTVMRHAFPSKKEEPVHLIRRIWVARFDVCSANKNLADELWYSAELVARADILANGLIQDIAHPVEPVQQAAACALAQCLSSVTYLVPTILDKLLQLYQDKLAMIPPKLNDFGRVVEQPIDTWGPRRGVALALAQLAFLLTAETVLKLVQFFVSTGLGDRNQVVRTEMLTAAVAVVDLHGKANITSLLPIFEEFMDKAPKIGSFDSIKQSVVILMGSLARHLDKDDPRIKPIVMRLIAALSTPSQQVQEAVANCLPHLVPSIKEDAPKIVDNLMDQLLKSDKYGERKGAAYGLAGIIKGMGILALKQLDIMTTLTNAIQDKKNYRHREGALFAFEMLCTMLGRLFEPYIVHVLPHLLLCFGDSSQYVRAATDDTARVVMSKLSAHGVKLVLPSLLAALEEDSWRTKTGSVELLGAMAYCAPKQLSSCLPSIVPKLIEVLSDSHTKVQEAGAEALKVIGSVIRNPEIQAIVPVLLKALQDPSHKTATCLQTLLDTQFVHFIDAPSLALIMPVVQRAFLDRSTETRKMAAQIIGNMYSLTDQKDLTPYLPTIIPGLKTSLLDPVPEVRSVSARALGAMVRGMGESSFEDLLPWLMQTLTSETSSVDRSGAAQGLSEVVRGLGVEKLHKLMPEIISTAERTDIAPHVKDGYIMMFIYMPSAFTTEFTPYIGQIINPILKALADENEYVRETALRAGQRIVTLYADSAIMLLLPELEKGLFDDNWRIRYSSVQLLGDLLYRISGVSGKMSTETASEDDNFGTEQSHYAIIKALGAERRNRVLAGLYMGRSDVALMVRQAALHVWKVVVTNTPRTLREILPTLFTLLLGCLASTSYDKRQVAARTLGDLVRKLGERVLPEIIPILEKGLQSDQADQRQGVCIGLSEIMASKNKDMVLTFVISLVPTVRKALCDPLPEVRQAAAKTFDGLHSTVGVRALDDILPAMLTQLNSPDPAEAENTLDGLRQVMAIKSRVVLPYLVPQLTTPPVNTKALSILASVAGEALTRYLHKILPALLTALSSAQGTPNEVQELEYCQAVVLSITDEVGVRTVMDQLMEATRAEDLSRRRSAAALLCAFCRDTRADYSQYVPQLLRGLIHLFTDDDKDVLQMSWEALTAVTKTLTSEQQIAHVQDIRQAVRFAVSDLKGQELLPGFCLPKGITPILPIFREAILNGLPEAKEQAAQGLGEVIKLTSASALQPSVVHITGPLIRILGDRFNWSVKAAVLETLAILLGKVGVMLKQFLPQLQTTFLRALNDSNRQVRLKAAYALSNLIVIHTRVDPLFTELHTGIKIDDPAIRETMLQALRGVLTPAGDKMTEPMKKQVFSTLTSMLSYPEDVTRNAVAGCFGALLRWLSPDQLAIAFNDHLFCNDTSVDWMLRHGRSAALFVALKESPTTLYNNKDKDRVCAVILSYLAADRVQIVMNGVRACGYLFQYLLNEGQPIPQQILSPFVRSMNNNSNDVKQLLARVCIHLARNISPEKMTPELLKSLLPMLVNGTKEKNGYVKANSELALIAVLRLRQGEEEHLRCMTFLDVGARESLSDVVSKVLRKVLSQPECKMEELDDTLLT from the exons atggCGGATGTTGAG TTATTGAAAGCACTGAAAGATCTGCCAAATCGAGTTCAAACCGCTAGTAAAACCGAGCGGCgagaaattttgcaaaatgtcGTCAATGTGTTGTCAAACCCTG GCATCAATGAGAAGATTGTTAATGGAATTTGCAAATCCTTATCCCTCACATTACACAGATATAAGGATACTGCTTCCCAATCTTacgtgaaaaatttaattgtggAATTGTTAAAACAACAACCCAAAGCTACAGTTAAGCATATGACAAATGTGATTGTAGAACATGCTACATGGCATAAGACTGTAGTTCCTAC TTTAAGCACTGCTTTAACAGCATATCTAGCATTAAAATGGTCAACATTAGTTATTCTACATGGGTATAAAAACAATGCAGATATTGATATAGAATTACCAAAACTAATTGAAGCACAAGCTGATTTAAGTGCAGCTGCTTTGGCATCCATGGATACAAAATTGTCAGAAAAAGTATATGCATTATTAGCGCATCAGTGgtcaaatattaaagatatagAAACAGCATATGTAGAAACATTAGCCAAATTTGAAGTTGGAAATGGTGTAATTGTTCTTGCCAGTTTGCTTACAAAATACTTAGTTATTGCTAAAAAAAGTGAACTTGTAGGAAAACTGAAG GTAAACATCATAGATGgttttataaaagttactATTAGCTGCAAGAAAAAACCAGATTTATATGTTGTTGATACTGCTGTACCTCTTCTACGTAGAATAACTCATGACGAATTTAAGAGTCAATTACTGCCAGCTTTGCAAAAAGCTATGTTACGAAAtccagaaattattattgaatctGTTGGTCACATTCTCAGTGGTTTAAGTCTTGATTTAAGCCAGTATAGTCAAGAAATTAGTAAAGgattatttgcaaatttacACTCTAAGGAAGATTTTGTTAGAGATGAAGCTGTTGGAGCTTGCCGAAGACTTGCTTTACAATGTTCAGATACTACTGCTTTGGAGAATCTATTAACATCCGTATTTGCCGTGTTCCACGGATCAGAAGGAAAACTTACTGTTGCAACTCATAAAATTTCGGTTTTACAAGGAGCTGGTAATCTCAGTTACAATGCAGCATCAGGCAGTGGTGTTCAGAGATTGGCTGAAACAGCTTGCAAACACTTCATAAAAGTTTTAGAATCTGAAGTTCATGAAAAAACTTTAATTCACGCACTTGAGATGATGGCCTTGTggtcaaataaatttgtaaataatgtacCAAAGTATGTCATTGATGCATTTAAGGAAGGAATGAGTGCCAAGACTTCGACTCCTGCAGTGCGTAATGCTTACATTAAACTTTTCTTCTCTGCGCCTGTAGCTTCttattctgaaataataacaCCATTACTAATACAGTCAATAACGAAAGCTACACAACAAAGTACACAACCAGCTGCAGTATCTGAGGGTTTAGTAGCTGTTTACTTGCTACTGAAATTTGTCCTTGCTAATCAAGTAGAAAATGATAAACAGTCTACACTGTGGAATGCCATTGATGatcaaatattcttttcagaaaaatttctgATGACATGTGGTGACGACACTTTATATCATCTCATGTTACTCTGTGAAAGACTTATTACAGAATTTGCAGAtagattaaatgaaaaagcTTTGAATGGAGTTTATAAAGCAGTTGTAGTATGTGCAACAGCTCCAAAATCAAACATTAGAAGACGCTGTTTCccatttgtaaaaaaaattgtaaacggTTTGACTACAGCTACTCCCGCACGAGAACTACTGATAgagttcaataaatatttaggaaCTGTAAAAATCAAATCTGAAGctgagaaagaaaataaagatgatTCCTCTCCTGGAGAAATAACTGGCAGGTGTCTTGCAGATGGATTGCTTGCCATTTGTTCTGGTTCATTTCTGTCTCAATTACCTACTACTATGGAAATGACAAGGGATGCATTGATACCATCGCATCATCCTGCCATCTTGAAAGCAATGCCAAATTTGTGgtataaaattgcaaagaattaTAATCTTATTCCAAAAGATTTTCTACTCTCTTTTAATAGCGAAATAAGAAAGATGCtgatacaaaatttcaaatccGATGCTAGTTATGAAAATGCTTTAACAAAAGTGGTGTCCATTGTGCCAGATACTATATTGCCTGCAATAGTATCAAATGTTACAAGTAAACTTGATGATTTCGAGATTTTAAGAGTCACTaaagatgaatattttacatatctcACTCCAGAAGGAGAGTTGTACGACAAGAGTGTATTACCAGCAAATGATGAAAATGATATCTTGAATTCAATGAATATGAAAAGGGAAAGTAAAGCATATTCATTTAAAGAGCAGCAGGAGGAACTTCAGCTTAGACGAGAACTATacgaacagaaaaagaaagcaggaaaaataaaagaaccaAAACTAACACCTAAACAAGaagaaatcattaaattacaaatgacAAAAGAAACTGCAATTCGTAAAAAACTGActgaattaaaatgtaaaatagacAATGCCGTATCTTTAGTTATGTGTGCAGTTAAAGGTAATGgagaagaattttctttttatttaaaagatcttCTGCcaccaattttaaaaaatttgggATCACCATTGGCTGCTCCTGCAATGTCTGAACtatatatttgtttgaaaaatatagtgAAGATTAGTAATAATCCAGTATTAGGTGCCCTAGTAGCACATGTCACATTACGACAGTTACAACCGCAATGCGATTTAGACCCTGCTTGGGAAGAAGAAAATCTGGATACTGCAGTAAAGAGAACATTAAATCTTTTACACACAACtacaataaaacagaaaaaattattttcagctccTGCgttctgttatatttttccatttataaagaaaacttTATTAACCTATAAAGATGATGGCATGATTGTACAAGGATTGCAAATAATACAGGAACATGCTAAGCAAAGAGGAGATTCGTTAGATTTAAGAGATATGAGACATCCTCGATTACTTCCACGGAAACATATGTTTGActtattaatagaattgatGGAAATAACAACTGTAAGAGTACAGATGCATGCTGTAGCAACCTTATTAGATGTTGCTCAATCTGGTAGTGGCCAACCAGGCACTACATTAGCTACTAGTGATGATATAGATTCCTTAATTGGAGCTTTGCAAAACTCTTTATCTATAATAAGAGATGCAGCCTTGAGAGCCTTAACAGTCATGAGGCATGCTTTTCCATCTAAAAAAGAAGAACCTGTACACCTTATTAGAAGAATATGGGTTGCTAGATTTGATGTTTGCAgcgcaaataaaaatttggcTGATGAGCTATGGTACTCAGCAGAGTTAGTTGCGCGTGCTGATATTCTTGCTAATGGACTGATTCAAGACATAGCACATCCTGTAGAGCCTGTACAACAAGCTGCTGCTTGTGCTTTGGCACAATGTTTATCTAGTGTCACTTATCTTGTACCAACAATTTTGGATAAATTATTGCAGCTTTATCAAGATAAATTAGCTATGATTCCaccgaaattaaatgattttggtCGCGTGGTTGAGCAACCTATTGACACTTGGGGTCCGCGTCGAGGTGTAGCACTTGCATTGGCTCAATTAGCATTTCTTCTTACGGCTGAAACAGTACTTAAACTTGTGCAATTCTTTGTTTCGACCGGCTTGGGCGATAGAAATCAGGTTGTTCGCACGGAAATGCTAACTGCTGCTGTAGCTGTTGTTGATCTTCATGGTAAAGCAAACATAACTTCATTATTACCTATTTTTGAAGAGTTCATGGACAAAGCTCCAAAAATAGGAAGTTTCGATTCGATCAAACAATCAGTTGTTATCCTTATGGGATCATTAGCAAGACACTTGGACAAAGATGATCCACGTATTAAACCCATAGTCATGCGATTGATCGCAGCTCTTTCTACTCCATCTCAACAAGTTCAAGAAGCTGTGGCTAATTGTCTACCACATCTTGTACCTTCTATTAAGGAAGATGCCCCGAAAATTGTGGATAATTTAATGGATCAGTTATTAAAATCAGACAAATATGGTGAACGTAAAGGCGCAGCTTATGGTTTAGCAGGTATAATCAAGGGTATGGGAATACTTGCGCTAAAACAGCTTGATATTATGACCACATTAACTAATGCCATTcaggataaaaaaaattataggcACCGAGAAGGTGCATTGTTCGCATTTGAAATGTTATGTACAATGCTTGGCAGATTATTCGAACCATATATTGTTCATGTATTACCACACTTGCTCCTATGTTTTGGAGATTCAAGTCAATATGTTAGAGCTGCAACCGATGACACAGCTCGAGTGGTTATGAGTAAACTTTCTGCACATGGAGTAAAACTTGTTCTACCCAGTTTATTGGCAGCATTGGAGGAAGACTCATGGAGAACCAAAACGG GTTCGGTCGAACTATTGGGTGCAATGGCATATTGTGCTCCAAAGCAATTAAGTAGTTGTTTACCAAGTATAGTTCCAAAACTTATTGAGGTTCTTAGTGATTCACATACTAAAGTTCAAGAAGCTGGTGCAGAAGCTTTAAAAGTTATTGGAAGTGTAATCCGTAATCCAGAGATTCAAGCTATTGTACCAGTCTTGTTGAAAGCTTTACAAGATCCATCTCATAAAACAGCAACTTGTCTTCAGACTTTGCTAGACACGCAATTTGTGCATTTTATTGATGCTCCATCATTGGCTCTTATAATGCCTGTTGTGCAGAGAGCATTTTTAGATCGTTCTacagaaacgagaaaaatggCTGCtcaaattattggaaatatgTATTCGTTAACTGATCAGAAAGATTTAACCCCGTATTTGCCAACGATCATTCCTGGCTTGAAAACGAGTTTATTGGATCCTGTACCGGAAGTACGAAGTGTATCTGCAAGAGCATTAGGTGCTATGGTACGGGGAATGGGAGAATCCAGCTTTGAAGATTTACTGCCTTGGTTAATGCAAACGCTTACGTCTGAAACAAGTAGTGTAGATCGATCAGGTGCTGCACAGGGTCTTTCAGAAGTTGTACGAGGACTTGGAGTGGAAAAACTTCATAAACTGATGCCTGAAATTATTAGTACAGCAGAGAGAACGGACATAGCTCCTCATGTAAAAGACGGTTATATTATgatgtttatttatatgcCAAGTGCATTTACAACAGAATTTACACCTTATATTGGACAAATCATTAATCCCATTTTGAAAGCTCTGGCTGATGAAAATGAATATGTTCGTGAGACTGCACTTAGAGCAGGTCAGCGTATCGTTACCCTATATGCTGATTCTGCAATTATGTTACTGTTACCAGAACTAGAGAAAGGACTTTTTGATGATAATTGGCGTATTAGATATTCTTCAGTGCAATTACTTGGAGACTTATTGTATCGAATTTCTGGTGTTTCGGGCAAGATGTCAACAGAAACAGCCAGCGAAGATGATAACTTTGGAACTGAGCAATCGCATTATGCTATCATCAAGGCTCTTGGTGCAGAAAGGCGAAATCGCGTTTTGGCCGGATTATACATGGGTAGATCAGATGTTGCATTGATGGTACGCCAAGCTGCTCTTCACGTATGGAAAGTCGTTGTTACGAATACTCCAAGAACATTGAGAGAAATACTGCCAACACTATTTACACTTTTACTTGGTTGTTTGGCTAGTACGAGTTACGATAAAAGGCAAGTAGCCGCTCGAACTTTAGGAGATCTTGTTAGAAAATTAGGTGAAAGGGTATTGCCAGAGATCATACCTATTTTGGAAAAGGGTTTGCAAAGTGATCAAGCTGACCAACGTCAAGGTGTATGTATTGGATTATCAGAAATTATGGCAAGCAAAAATAAAGATATGGTGTTAACTTTTGTCATCAGTTTAGTACCAACAGTAAG AAAAGCATTATGTGATCCATTACCGGAAGTTCGGCAAGCAGCGGCAAAAACTTTTGATGGTTTACACTCAACAGTAGGTGTCAGAGCATTAGATGACATATTACCAGCGATGTTAACGCAATTGAATTCGCCGGATCCTGCAGAAGCAGAGAACACATTGGATGGTTTGCGCCAAGTAATGGCGATCAAATCTCGAGTTGTTCTACCGTATTTAGTACCTCAATTAACCACTCCACCCGTTAATACAAAAGCATTGTCAATTTTGGCAAGTGTCGCGGGTGAAGCGTTGACGAGGTATCTCCATAAAATCCTGCCAGCTTTATTAACTGCTCTCTCTAGCGCTCAAGGAACACCCAATGAGGTTCAGGAGTTAGAATACTGTCAAGCAGTTGTTTTGTCGATTACTGACGAGGTTGGTGTTCGGACAGTTATGGATCAACTTATGGAGGCTACTAGAGCAGAAGATTTATCCCGACGACGAAGTGCAGCTGCTTTACTGTGCGCTTTCTGCCGAGATACTCGTGCAGATTATAGCCAATATGTTCCTCAGTTATTGCGAGGACTTATCCATTTGTTTACAGATGACGATAAGGATGTACTGCAAATGAGTTGGGAAGCACTTACTGCCGTTACCAAG ACCTTAACATCAGAGCAACAGATTGCGCATGTACAAGACATCAGACAAGCTGTTCGATTTGCAGTATCAGACTTAAAGGGGCAAGAATTATTGCCCGGATTCTGCTTACCGAAGGGAATTACGCCAATTCTTCCAATATTCAGGGAAGCtatattaaatggtttacCCGAAGCAAAAGAACAAGCAGCTCAAGGACTAGGggaagttataaaattaactagcGCATCCGCACTACAACCTAGCGTTGTACACATCACTGGACCATTAATTCGAATTCTTGGAGATCGTTTTAATTGGAGTGTAAAGGCAGCTGTCTTGGAAACACTTGCAATTTTGCTTGGCAAG GTTGGAGTaatgttgaaacaatttttgccgCAATTGCAAACTACATTCTTGAGAGCATTAAATGATAGTAATCGGCAAGTAAGATTGAAAGCTGCTTATGCTCTAAGCAATCTTATTGTAATCCATACACGGGTTGATCCATTATTCACCGAACTTCACACTGGCATAAAAATCGATGATCCAGCTATTAG GGAAACAATGTTACAAGCTTTGCGAGGTGTACTGACACCTGCTGGTGACAAAATGACAGAACCAATGAAGAAACAAGTCTTTTCTACCTTAACAAGTATGCTTAGTTATCCTGAAGATGTTACAAGGAATGCTGTAGCTGGTTGTTTTGGAGCGTTGTTACGGTGGCTGAGTCCAGATCAACTTGCAATTGCATTTAATGATCACTTGTTTT GTAATGACACTAGTGTTGACTGGATGCTTAGGCACGGACGTTCTGCAGCATTATTCGTTGCACTGAAAGAATCACCGacaacattatataataataaagacaaGGATCGTGTGTGTGCGGTTATACTTTCGTATTTAGCAGCGGATCGAGTACAAATAGTTATGAATGGCGTACGTGCTTGCggttatttgtttcaatatctTCTAAATGAAGGACAACCTATACCTCAACAGATATTGTCGCCATTTGTGAGG tctatgaacaataatagtaacgacgtaaaacaattattgGCTAGAGTTTGTATTCATTTGGCTCGTAATATATCTCCCGAAAAGATGACACCAGAATTACTTAAATCACTTCTGCCCATGCTGGTGAATGgaacaaaagagaaaaatggttACGTAAAAGCTAATAGTGAACTTGCTCTAATAGCAGTGTTACGATTGAGGCAAGGTGAAGAAGAACATCTG CGTTGTATGACATTTTTGGATGTTGGTGCGAGGGAATCCCTATCAGACGTAGTGAGCAAAGTATTACGCAAAGTTCTTTCACAGCCCGAATGCAAAATGGAAGAATTAGATGATACTTTACTTACGTGA
- the LOC144468219 gene encoding uncharacterized protein LOC144468219 yields MDLQSAPGPRNQQMQKSRKDTDPYTAKKRSLFKSNHTVNTNAGGDDTGDNNHIGTKLDKMLGMLEKIAESNICERLTGVEMEVKKMNEFFCRNLDKEEAYNDQKPEFLPLRTIEEVDRFGNSVAEYKSVVMYFCYLGGNNLKQATSVSFREAICDSLLGSYTWFGTETCKPLYKTKIVQAIYDAVCKSKTFPKPTRWDFQKSMRVVLRTAKERFRCKDKRQRRERAHTSTDTVTATAKSTEYWGQENQEDDKKQHFSVL; encoded by the exons ATGGATCTTCAGTCAGCTCCAGGCCCACGGAATCAACAAATGCAGAAATCAAGGAAAGATACAGATCCTTATACCGCTAAGAAAAGGTCGCTTTTCAAATCTAATCACACAGTTAATACGAACGCAG GTGGAGATGATACAGGGGATAACAACCACATTGGGACAAAACTGGATAAAATGTTAGGAATGCTAGAGAAGATAGCAGAAAG CAACATTTGTGAAAGACTAACAGGCGTAGAGATGGAAGTGAA GAAGATGAACGAATTCTTCTGTAGGAACCTAGACAAGGAAGAGGCTTACAATGATCAGAAGCCAGAATTTCTGCCTCTTCGAACCATAGAAGAAGTAGACAGATTTGGAAATTCTGTTGCAGAATACAAAAGTGTT GTAATGTACTTCTGTTATTTAGgaggaaataatttaaagcaGGCAACCAGTGTCTCTTTTAGAGAGGCTATCTGTGACAGCCTCCTAGGCTCTTATACATGGTTTGGCACAGAAACGTGCAAACCACtgtacaaaacaaaaattgtgcaaGCTATTTACg ATGCTGTCTGCAAAAGTAAAACATTTCCAAAGCCTACTCGCTGGGATTTCCAGAAATCAATGCGAGTGGTACTCAGAACAGCAAAGGAACGATTCAGATGTAAGGATAAGAGGCAACGACGAGAACGGGCTCACACGTCCACAGACACCGTCACCGCCACTGCCAAATCCACAGAATATTGGGGCCAAGAGAACCAAGAAGATGATAAAAAACAGCATTTTTCAGTGCTCTAA